A single region of the Gopherus evgoodei ecotype Sinaloan lineage chromosome 3, rGopEvg1_v1.p, whole genome shotgun sequence genome encodes:
- the MIA3 gene encoding transport and Golgi organization protein 1 homolog isoform X1, with protein MAAARPRFSLLLLALVALLLPAQRPLCSAAKHLDRRFAERKRCADPECSMLMYRGKAKQDFKGPDCRFINLKEGEAVYVYYKLIGKSTELWAGSVGSEFGYFPKDLLEINYTYTTSDELELPTDETDFVCFDGGKDDFDNYNVDELLKSSEETVVNTGKAELNAPGTEVVEETKKEEEETERSDIVKPFDVSETDVPEPGPEENKQVLTKTEEKGSFLSENTENVQGLFKSERDDLNTHSHEKKSQGEQIAHPHSEGMLQEKLKVLESENAKYSNNPQGTAKESDKESEEIDAYTLLNRELSMDLKTKFGSTADALVSDDEMTSLVTSLEDDFNEDLNTDSHYTELLEDLKEQSEEIPLLSFTKEETPVDSEAEKHSADKYADHESEKNKPYETIEDAAELITQRNNEKKDYFGLLTTVEDTIFPAHRGGARTNDDTDVGKSDSLEENEEEDEAIPVSKEDETAATVQLEDLIEEDLLKKEKHVVDGQDSKEKTNKTKQSEEEFMDEKTESFTEELHSTPVRDPSAIPSLESKLSIEEKQETLKPLVGNIKDDPEGITLHKILNDEEKAEEEILEDSLENDTKPKTLWKKIKGKKASGDQQSINFLPEPLEEQKSASQSDLGDIDLLEGKREHETSATKKQDIQQDREDSEQTRVPENENQTNVAIKEDTEILRGKKEEDLNNQHPSKTAVEQSKQQENKTRYLEEDAEQELSRNTGKKTLEKSIGEIATEEISTDTTQDVDTERMTQQDTAHSGDENKDKALGTDIDGEKTMKLELQSEELEAEEDDDLLSQAEEELLEDDNAASAKLSKERLANRQGNKLDGESTNPELEIPDGAISGTANPVYEIDETGEEANTTFKHARKNSMQDLSETKNKEEDIQFSGAKLNEMEEDEESPETEETLVAPEVEEEDERTLPNDKSLETVDSKNDFNQTEDPLLEDLMQKDLKDIQTIIEQTGPADTSVTTNEAVEPEYGEAVKQLTIIKEFLDEKRVARLQKYLGPQHIVRVEAMFHDMKLKLDLAQKGNHDYEDIEQALDQILTFSESRIMDIVEHVLDARQAENKEEMVKEIDLWDEESALMDDVQELIYSLRHKYSSVSESEPLVSIPEHEKDYSMHGTDTVKETEYDSHLVGSPSSAEEIGQKSPQVEDERPVQHTEEEEEALKLREPDPDMNILEQVGLLDKKETQEILDNEKRLPLEDTSLGSLQSASDDLAAGIVTTVDDTAKIESLHLEADPAVRHIILNDVAVLAKENMRPFTDILVATLPEDIRPGPDFHGLPWEPIIITALAGIATLGILFWRTCLSVKSRMYQVTEKQLAEKIKNLLQEKTEILGKLSEYDQKIKEAKESVKVAQKQNTSLSDEAAGLKDVIKGLEETNHLLDDRLRNLHTMLETERQQNVKKEDQIFEMKKSLEKLQEVIMLHSVELSEVQIVLNEAKLSEEKVKSELRHVQEENARLKKRKEQLLQEAEGWSERHTELSEQIKLYQKSQKDIEEALAYKENEIEVLTKCIMQLKQLDTDSEGKKDGEGNGWDTGDDLSNGELPDNRSEKMKNQIKQMMDVSRVKTTLSIVEEDRDLLQSKLSDEIAARHELEEQIKKLEHDSCSLQTAKVRFENECKTLQQKVEILNELYQQKEMALQKKLTQEEYERQEKEQKLSAADEKAVLAVEEVKVYKQRILEMEEELKKTERSYKNQIAGHEKKAHDNWLIARSAERALAEEKREAANLRQKLIEVNQKLAMLQRPLIVKPTAGRPDRQVPARRGPLSRDGSFGPSPVSGGGPSPPLMMDAPGQPLSATRREGSRSEFVDGPSAPRRPPELSGRSSVPDLGPAIAALVNSGPRTSSPSTSMDGVQNPPKDSEAPSISTVPPPSSEAAAVNLGPKGPPSFPGPPITPPPVRFGALPPPLRGHYGSRPLPLPLVCGPPPPAARDYLPGLPLGMRDLPPGSLPPPDPRGYVRFPPPFRPGGPPGPRLPPQGLRDYPPPPSRDLPPPGSRDYPPAPPCPPSPAGPKDYTHPPEQKP; from the exons AAATGCTCCAGGGACAGAAGTTGTTGAAGAAaccaaaaaggaggaggaggagacagaaagGTCTGATATTGTAAAGCCCTTTGATGTTTCTGAGACTGATGTTCCTGAGCCAGGTCCAGAAGAAAACAAGCAAGTCCTCaccaaaacagaagaaaaaggcaGTTTTCTTTCTGAAAATACTGAGAATGTACAGGGACTCttcaaatctgagagggatgaccTTAACACACACAGCCATGAAAAAAAGTCTCAGGGAGAACAAATTGCACATCCTCACTCAGAAGGAATGCTACAAGAAAAATTAAAAGTGCTAGAAAGTGAAAATGCCAAATATTCTAATAATCCTCAAGGTACAGCCAAAGAATCAGATAAGGAGAGTGAAGAGATTGATGCCTATACACTTTTAAACAGAGAACTATCTATGGACTTGAAAACAAAATTTGGCTCAACTGCAGATGCCCTTGTGTCTGATGATGAGATGACTAGCCTTGTGACATCACTGGAGGATGATTTTAATGAAGATTTGAATACTGATTCTCATTACACAGAGTTGCTGGAAGATCTTAAGGAGCAATCTGAAGAAATTCCTTTGCTGTCATTTACAAAAGAAGAAACTCCAGTGGACTCAGAAGCTGAAAAGCATTCAGCTGATAAATATGCTGACCATGAGTCAGAAAAGAATAAACCCTATGAAACAATTGAGGATGCCGCAGAGTTAATTACCCAAAGAAATAATGAGAAAAAAGACTATTTTGGTTTATTAACAACTGTAGAGGACACTATCTTTCCAGCTCACAGAGGGGGTGCAAGAACAAATGATGACACAGATGTGGGCAAGTCTGATTCATTGGAAGaaaatgaggaagaggatgaggcaATCCCAGTTAGTAAGGAGGATGAAACAGCAGCAACAGTTCAGCTTGAAGATCTAATAGAAGAAGACCTTCTCAAAAAGGAAAAACATGTTGTAGATGGCCAAGAttcaaaggaaaaaacaaacaaaactaaacagtCTGAGGAAGAGTTCATGGATGAAAAGACAGAATCATTTACTGAAGAACTGCACAGCACACCTGTGCGTGATCCTAGTGCTATTCCTAGCCTGGAGTCTAAACTATCCATTGAAGAAAAGCAAGAAACTTTAAAACCACTTGTAGGCAACATCAAAGATGACCCAGAAGGAATTACTCTTCATAAAATATTGAACGATGAAgaaaaggcagaggaggagaTTTTGGAGGACAGCTTGGAAAATGATACAAAACCCAAAACATTgtggaagaaaataaaaggaaaaaaagcatcTGGAGACCAGCAATCCATTAATTTcctaccagaaccactggaggaGCAAAAAAGTGCATCCCAAAGTGACCTGGGGGATATTGACCTCTTAGAAGGCAAAAGAGAGCATGAAACATCTGCTACGAAGAAACAAGATATTCAACAAGATAGAGAGGATTCTGAACAAACAAGGGTGCCTGAGAATGAGAATCAAACAAATGTTGCTATTAAGGAAGATACTGAAATactaaggggaaaaaaggaagaagacCTGAACAATCAGCATCCAAGTAAAACAGCTGTTGAGCAATCTAAGCAACAAGAAAACAAGACCAGGTATTTGGAGGAAGATGCAGAACAAGAGCTTTCCAGAAACACAGGCAAGAAGACACTAGAAAAAAGTATTGGTGAAATAGCAACTGAAGAAATATCCACAGACACTACACAGGATGTTGACACAGAGAGGATGACCCAACAAGACACTGCTCATAGTGGGGATGAAAATAAAGACAAAGCTCTTGGAACCGATATAGATGGAGAAAAAACAATGAAACTAGAACTTCAGTCTGAAGAGTTGGAAGCTGAAGAAGATGATGACCTCCTAAGTCAAGCAGAGGAAGAACTATTAGAAGATGACAATGCTGCAAGTGCAAAATTGTCAAAAGAGAGGCTTGCAAATAGACAGGGTAATAAATTAGATGGAGAAAGTACAAACCCAGAATTGGAAATACCAGATGGAGCTATTTCAGGAACTGCTAATCCTGTTTATGAGATAGATGAAACAGGAGAGGAAGCAAACACAACATTTAAGCATGCCAGAAAGAACAGCATGCAAGATTTGAGTGAGACCAAGAATAAAGAGGAGGATATACAATTCAGTGGAGCTAAACTGAATGAGATGGAAGAAGATGAGGAGTCTCCAGAAACAGAAGAAACATTAGTAGCACCTGAAgtggaagaagaggatgaaaggACTTTGCCAAATGACAAGTCTCTTGAAACAGTGGACAGCAAAAATGACTTTAATCAAACAGAAGATCCTCTCCTAGAGGATCTTATGCAGAAAGACCTGAAAGATATTCAGACCATAATAGAGCAGACAGGGCCTGCTGATACTTCTGTAACCACAAATGAAGCTGTGGAGCCAGAATACGGAGAGGCTGTGAAGCAGCTCACTATAATAAAAGAATTTCTTGATGAAAAGCGAGTGGCACGTTTACAAAAGTATCTTGGGCCCCAGCACATTGTCAGGGTAGAAGCCATGTTTCACGACATGAAGTTGAAGCTGGATCTTGCTCAAAAGGGTAATCATGATTATGAGGATATTGAACAAGCTTTGGACCAGATCCTTACATTTTCAGAATCTCGGATAATGGATATTGTGGAACATGTTTTAGATGCAAGGCAAGCAGAAAATAAAGAAGAGATGGTGAAAGAAATAGATTTGTGGGATGAAGAAAGTGCACTGATGGATGATGTTCAGGAATTAATATATTCATTAAGGCACAAATACTCATCTGTTAGTGAGAGTGAACCTCTTGTGTCCATTCCAGAACATGAGAAGGATTATAGCATGCATGGTACAG ATACTGTAAAAGAAACTGAATATGACAGCCATCTTGTGGGAAGCCCAAGTTCAGCTGAAGAAATTGGTCAGAAGTCCCCACAAGTTGAAGATGAGAGGCCAGTACAGCAtactgaagaggaggaggaggctctTAAACTGAGGGAGCCTGATCCAGATATGAATATTTTGGAACAGGTGGGACTCTTGGATAAAAAGGAAACCCAGGAAATCCTTGATAATGAGAAGAGATTGCCACTGGAGGATACGTCCCTTGGGTCACTTCAAAGTGCCAGCGACGATTTGGCTGCAG GTATTGTTACTACTGTGGATGATACCGCGAAGATTGAAAGTCTTCACTTAGAAGCAGATCCTGCAGTACGGCATATAATTCTCAATGATGTGGCTGTTTTAGCTAAAGAAAACATGCGACCATTCACAGATATT TTGGTTGCCACATTGCCTGAGGACATTCGGCCTGGGCCTGACTTCCATGGACTTCCATGGGAGCCCATCATTATCACTGCGTTGGCGGGAATTGCTACTCTAGGTATACTGTTCTGGAGAACCTGCCTTTCA GTAAAGAGTAGAATGTATCAAG TGACTGAAAAGCAACTTGCTGAAAAGATTAAAAATCTCCtacaagaaaaaacagaaatcttAGGGAAGCTGTCAGAATATGACCAAAAG ATTAAGGAAGCCAAGGAATCTGTGAAGGTGGCCCAGAAACAGAACACTAGTCTCTCAGATGAAGCTGCAGGACTTAAG GATGTTATCAAGGGGCTTGAAGAAACAAACCATCTCCTAGATGACAGATTGAGAAACCTGCACACAATGCTAGAAACAGAGAGACAGCAGAATGTGAAGAAAGAGGACCAA ATATTTGAAATGAAGAAGTCTTTGGAGAAACTCCAAGAAGTTATCATGCTGCATTCTGTAGAGCTTTCGGAG GTTCAAATAGTCCTCAATGAAGCTAAACTAAGTGAAGAAAAAGTGAAGTCTGAGCTTCGTCATGTACAGGAAGAGAATGCTAGACTCAAAAAGAGAAAGGAGCAA CTGCTACAAGAAGCAGAAGGCTGGAGTGAGAGACACACTGAGCTCAGTGAACAGATCAAACTGTATCAGAAGTCTCAGAAGGACATAGAAGAAGCACTCGCCTACAAGGAAAATGAAATCGAA GTTTTGACTAAGTGCATTATGCAGCTAAAGCAACTTGATACAGATTCTGAGGGCAAGAAGGATGGAGAAGGAAATGGATGGGACACAGGAGACGATCTGTCCAATGGAGAACTGCCAG ATAACCGGAGTGAGAAGATGAAGAATCAGATTAAGCAGATGATGGATGTCTCAAGG gtaaaaacaaCATTATCTATCGTTGAAGAAGATAGAGATCTTTTGCAGTCCAAACTGAGTGATGAAATAGCAGCAAGGCATGAGCTAGAAG AGCAAATAAAAAAGCTGGAACATGATTCCTGTTCTCTACAGACAGCCAAAGTTCGATTTGAAAATGAATGTAAAACTCTGCAACAGAAAGTGGAAATTCTCAATGAGCTCTATCAGCAGAAGGAGATGGCACTTCAAAA GAAGCTGACCCAGGAGGAGTACGAGCGTCAAGAGAAGGAGCAGAAATTGTCTGCTGCAGATGAAAAAGCAGTGTTGGCTGTCGAGGAAGTGAAAGTTTACAA GCAAAGAATTCTGGAAATGGAGGaagaactgaaaaaaacagagagaTCTTATAAAAACCAG ATTGCTGGTCATGAGAAGAAGGCCCATGACAATTGG CTCATTGCCCGCTCTGCGGAGAGAGCTTTGGCTGAGGAAAAGAGAGAAGCTGCCAACCTGAGGCAAAA attaataGAAGTGAACCAAAAACTTGCAATGCTTCAAAGACCATTAATTGTAAAGCCGACTGCAGGCAGACCTGACCGTCAAGTCCCAGCACGGAGAG GTCCACTGAGCCGTGATGGCTCTTTTGGGCCATCACCTGTGAGTGGAGGAGGTCCTTCCCCGCCGCTGATGATGGATGCTCCTGGTCAGCCCCTCTCTGCCACACGAAGGGAAGGTTCAAGAAGTGAATTTG TGGATGGCCCTTCAGCTCCAAGGAGGCCACCTGAGCTGTCTGGAAGATCATCTGTCCCAG ATCTTGGCCCTGCTATAGCAGCCCTGGTCAATAGTGGGCCAAGAACTTCCTCCCCTTCCACATCCATGGATGGAGTG caaaaccctCCCAAAGACTCTGAAGCCCCCAGTATATCTACTGTTCCGCCTCCATCttctgaagcagcagca GTGAACCTAGGTCCTAAAGGTCCCCCATCTTTTCCTGGGCCACCCATAACACCACCTCCAGTTCGATTTGGAGCACTGCCACCTCCACTGCGTGGGCACTATGGGTCTCGGCCCCTTCCTCTACCCTTAG TTTGTGGTCCACCACCTCCAGCTGCAAGAGACTATTTACCTGGCCTACCATTAGGAATGAGAGACCTGCCTCCTGGCTCATTACCGCCTCCTGATCCAAGAGGATATGTACGTTTCCCTCCTCCTTTTCGACCTGGAGGCCCTCCTGGCCCACGGCTACCCCCACAAGGTTTAAGGGACTATCCCCCTCCTCCAAGTAGAGACTTGCCTCCACCAGGATCTAGAGACTACCCACCAGCCCCTCCTTGTCCACCATCACCAGCAGGCCCCAAGGACTACACACATCCTCCAGAACAAAAACCATAA